A part of Nesterenkonia lutea genomic DNA contains:
- a CDS encoding type II secretion system F family protein codes for MIALLADYGLLASAVLAGALAVGLLGYLWLSPGPVRIPMERRRPGHVPAASALQRGAGSATSLVEQVIRRRGAPVGASTLELAAVKLRAQDFVFLVIVGSLVGAALGLLLGGVLLAVLLTVVVPVGARIMLGLRISKRQRQFADQLDDSLQLMASNLRAGHSLPQALSSVASEAESPSSEEFVRIVNETRVGRDLGVALDITAARMASDDFSWIAQAIAINREVGGNLAEVLDGVSNTIRQRNDIKRQVATLSAEGKLSALILMALPFGLAIFLLVTNPAYLAPFTESLLGYGLMILGVVMLTIGGLWLRKTVEIKF; via the coding sequence ATGATCGCTCTCCTTGCTGACTACGGTCTGCTCGCCAGTGCTGTGCTTGCCGGTGCGCTGGCGGTGGGGCTGCTCGGGTACCTGTGGCTCTCCCCTGGACCGGTTCGAATTCCCATGGAACGCAGGAGGCCGGGTCACGTTCCGGCGGCCAGTGCGCTGCAGCGCGGTGCAGGATCGGCGACGTCCCTCGTTGAACAGGTGATCAGGCGGCGCGGAGCTCCGGTGGGCGCCTCCACTCTGGAGCTCGCCGCCGTGAAGCTGCGCGCCCAGGACTTCGTCTTCCTGGTCATCGTGGGGTCGCTGGTCGGTGCCGCGCTGGGACTGTTGCTGGGCGGGGTGCTGCTGGCCGTCCTGTTGACGGTCGTGGTCCCCGTCGGGGCGCGCATCATGCTGGGGCTGAGGATCTCCAAGCGTCAGAGGCAGTTCGCCGATCAGCTCGACGACTCGCTGCAGCTCATGGCCTCGAATCTGCGCGCCGGGCACAGCCTGCCGCAGGCGCTCTCCTCGGTGGCGAGCGAAGCGGAGAGCCCGAGCTCTGAAGAGTTCGTCCGCATCGTCAACGAGACCCGGGTGGGCCGCGATCTCGGCGTGGCACTTGACATCACGGCAGCACGGATGGCCAGCGATGACTTCTCCTGGATCGCCCAGGCGATCGCGATCAACCGCGAAGTCGGTGGAAACCTGGCGGAGGTTCTTGACGGCGTGTCCAACACGATCCGCCAGCGCAACGACATCAAGCGTCAGGTGGCCACCCTCAGCGCTGAGGGCAAACTCTCCGCCCTGATCCTGATGGCCCTTCCCTTCGGGCTGGCGATCTTCCTTCTGGTCACAAACCCCGCCTATCTGGCTCCCTTCACTGAGAGCCTCCTGGGCTACGGGCTGATGATCCTCGGCGTGGTCATGCTCACCATCGGAGGGCTCTGGCTCCGAAAAACTGTCGAGATCAAGTTCTGA
- a CDS encoding CpaF family protein produces MSLSERLKAVQSGAQPPAKVPAAPAPVQEAPREKKSETVPEPAPRTATRRTVATAREQPSAPARAEEPDDALRRLKDNAAATLFERIGARLNDPKLDEAQLHALVKAELNAVIEKSSIPLSGEERKRLTAEVQDDVLGYGPLQRLLDDETVTEVMVNGPDMIYIEKSGQLQRTASRFASEQHLRLVIERIVSRIGRRIDESAPMVDARLLDGSRVNAVIPPLAFNGSSLTIRKFSKDPFKVDDLVRFGTLSPEMAELLNACVAAKLNIIVSGGTGSGKTTLLNVLSSFIPDGERIVTIEDAVELQLQQDHVVRLESRPPNVEGKGEVSIRDLVRNSLRMRPDRIVVGEVRGGESLDMLQAMNTGHDGSLSTVHANSPRDAVARLETLVLMAGMELPLRAIREQLASAVDLIVQLTRLRDGTRRVTAVTEVHGMEGETVTLQDVFLFDYSAGVDADGKFLGTPISTGIRPRFTERFDDLGITVSPRVFAQPETGRGR; encoded by the coding sequence ATGAGTCTGTCCGAGCGATTGAAGGCAGTGCAGAGCGGGGCTCAGCCTCCGGCGAAAGTCCCGGCCGCACCCGCTCCCGTGCAGGAGGCACCGAGGGAGAAGAAGTCAGAGACCGTGCCGGAGCCCGCACCCAGGACCGCTACGCGCCGGACCGTGGCCACAGCACGGGAGCAGCCCAGCGCCCCGGCACGCGCCGAAGAGCCCGATGACGCGCTCCGGCGACTGAAGGACAACGCCGCGGCGACCCTGTTCGAGCGAATCGGGGCCCGCCTGAATGATCCGAAGCTCGATGAGGCACAGCTCCATGCCCTCGTGAAGGCCGAGCTCAACGCCGTGATCGAGAAGTCCTCAATTCCACTCAGCGGTGAAGAGCGCAAGCGGCTGACCGCCGAGGTCCAGGATGACGTGCTCGGCTACGGCCCGCTTCAGCGGCTGCTCGATGATGAGACAGTCACCGAGGTGATGGTCAACGGACCAGACATGATCTACATCGAGAAGTCCGGACAGCTTCAGCGGACCGCGAGTCGCTTCGCCTCTGAGCAGCATCTGCGACTGGTGATCGAACGGATAGTCTCCCGGATCGGACGGCGGATCGACGAGTCAGCCCCCATGGTCGATGCGCGTCTGCTCGACGGCTCACGCGTCAACGCCGTGATCCCACCCCTGGCCTTCAACGGCTCCTCGCTGACCATCAGAAAGTTCAGCAAGGACCCCTTCAAGGTGGATGACCTGGTCCGGTTCGGCACGCTCAGCCCCGAGATGGCAGAACTGCTGAACGCCTGTGTGGCGGCCAAACTGAACATCATCGTCTCCGGAGGCACAGGCTCAGGCAAGACGACCCTGCTGAACGTGCTCTCCTCCTTCATTCCCGACGGTGAGCGGATCGTCACCATTGAGGATGCGGTCGAGCTGCAGCTCCAGCAGGACCATGTCGTTCGCCTCGAGTCACGTCCTCCGAACGTGGAGGGCAAGGGTGAGGTCAGCATCCGTGACCTGGTGCGTAATTCGCTGCGCATGCGTCCCGACCGCATCGTGGTGGGTGAGGTGCGCGGTGGAGAGAGTCTGGACATGCTCCAGGCGATGAACACCGGCCACGACGGCTCCCTGTCCACGGTGCATGCGAACTCTCCGCGTGATGCCGTCGCACGGTTGGAGACTCTGGTGCTCATGGCTGGGATGGAGCTGCCGCTGCGTGCCATCCGGGAGCAGCTCGCCTCTGCGGTGGACCTCATCGTCCAGCTCACTCGTCTGCGCGACGGCACTCGGCGCGTCACCGCAGTCACCGAGGTGCACGGCATGGAGGGCGAGACCGTGACCCTGCAGGACGTCTTCCTCTTCGACTACTCGGCAGGCGTGGACGCTGACGGCAAGTTCCTCGGAACACCCATCTCCACCGGGATCCGCCCACGGTTCACCGAACGTTTCGACGACCTGGGCATCACCGTGTCACCCCGGGTCTTCGCCCAACCGGAGACAGGACGCGGGAGATGA
- a CDS encoding AAA family ATPase encodes MSRIALAAAGPDIESTYAEAAGAGHLSLPVPYSENPADLLGRLNGAPVPGVLVMDSRSDPDLCLKLAARFHTEHPDTVVLLVTDEPEALGLPAMRAGVRDLLPVTADADQVREALGEASQLADTIAIRNARPEPEAPTGRVITVVSSKGGVGKTTVATNVAVALAQAVPYSTVIVDLDVQFGDVATALNLTPEHFLPEALQSVASGDTIALKTRLTLHETGLYVLPAPEHPAEADGITSAQISHLLQVLTQEFPYVVVDTAPGLSDHTLGALDFTTDPLLLTGLSVTGVSGMRKVVDTLSVLQMFTDRYHVLVNWADAADGVSLKDVEHTLGLPVGTSIARSKGAPASINIGVPLMQSHARDPLVKSLASLVNRLLPEGVVLDGRGRLRVKRKGRA; translated from the coding sequence ATGAGCCGCATCGCCTTGGCCGCAGCCGGCCCCGATATCGAATCGACCTACGCCGAAGCGGCGGGCGCCGGGCACCTCTCGCTGCCTGTGCCCTACTCGGAAAACCCTGCGGACCTGTTGGGGCGCCTCAACGGGGCCCCCGTGCCAGGGGTGCTGGTGATGGACTCACGGTCAGATCCGGATCTCTGTCTGAAGCTCGCGGCCCGGTTCCACACCGAGCACCCGGACACGGTGGTTCTGCTTGTCACGGATGAGCCTGAGGCGCTCGGGCTTCCTGCCATGCGGGCCGGGGTGAGAGATCTCCTTCCCGTCACGGCCGACGCGGATCAGGTTCGTGAGGCGCTGGGCGAAGCGTCTCAGCTGGCCGACACGATCGCGATCCGCAACGCCCGGCCCGAGCCCGAGGCCCCTACCGGTCGGGTGATCACCGTGGTCTCCTCCAAAGGCGGTGTGGGCAAGACCACGGTGGCGACCAATGTCGCCGTCGCCCTGGCTCAGGCGGTGCCATACTCCACAGTGATCGTCGATCTGGACGTGCAGTTCGGCGATGTCGCCACCGCGCTGAACCTCACGCCTGAACATTTCCTGCCCGAGGCGCTGCAGAGCGTCGCCAGCGGTGACACGATTGCGCTGAAGACTCGGCTGACCCTGCATGAGACGGGTCTCTACGTGCTTCCCGCCCCCGAGCACCCTGCAGAGGCCGACGGCATCACCAGCGCCCAGATCAGTCACCTGCTCCAGGTGCTGACCCAGGAGTTTCCCTACGTCGTGGTCGACACCGCCCCGGGACTGTCGGACCATACGTTGGGGGCCCTGGACTTCACCACGGATCCGCTGCTGCTGACCGGGTTGAGCGTCACCGGGGTCAGTGGAATGCGCAAGGTGGTCGACACTCTCTCCGTGCTCCAGATGTTCACCGACCGTTACCACGTGCTCGTCAACTGGGCCGACGCCGCCGACGGGGTCTCACTGAAGGACGTGGAGCACACGCTGGGCCTTCCGGTGGGAACGTCGATCGCTCGATCCAAGGGGGCTCCCGCCTCCATCAACATCGGGGTCCCGCTGATGCAGTCTCATGCGCGTGACCCGCTCGTGAAGTCCTTGGCCTCTCTGGTGAACAGGCTGCTTCCTGAGGGAGTCGTGCTGGATGGTCGGGGCAGGCTCCGGGTGAAGAGGAAGGGGAGGGCATGA
- the cpaB gene encoding Flp pilus assembly protein CpaB yields MSRRLIAAIAAFILAALAAVLVISYVNAADQRAMDGMSPETVLVVTESAPEGTPAEELGDFVATEELPASATVPDGLVSLEDVAGQVTTTTLYPGEQLVTARFASPEDLADPTKADAPEGFHEITVQLPTTRVIGGHLSPGDTVGFFVSPADPQETQLTLQKVLVTRVQGGVTETVTEDGEATTEPAAETLMVTLAVEAPDAKLVAHAGEFHGIWLSLEPEDGPEDDTGPIQVEDVLE; encoded by the coding sequence TTGTCCCGTCGCCTCATCGCTGCCATCGCGGCGTTCATCCTCGCCGCTCTCGCAGCTGTGCTGGTCATCAGCTACGTCAACGCGGCCGATCAGCGCGCTATGGACGGGATGTCACCGGAGACCGTGCTGGTGGTGACCGAATCAGCACCCGAAGGCACACCTGCCGAAGAACTCGGAGACTTCGTGGCCACCGAGGAGCTGCCCGCCTCAGCGACGGTGCCCGACGGCCTCGTCTCGCTTGAGGATGTGGCGGGACAGGTCACCACCACAACGCTCTATCCGGGCGAGCAGCTCGTCACCGCTCGGTTCGCGTCTCCGGAGGACCTGGCGGACCCCACGAAGGCGGATGCCCCCGAGGGATTTCATGAGATCACTGTCCAGCTGCCCACGACTCGGGTCATCGGCGGGCATCTCAGCCCCGGCGACACCGTCGGCTTCTTCGTCAGTCCTGCTGATCCTCAGGAGACACAGCTGACGCTGCAGAAGGTCCTCGTGACTCGGGTCCAGGGTGGTGTCACCGAGACCGTGACGGAGGATGGCGAAGCGACGACCGAACCTGCGGCAGAGACCCTGATGGTGACGCTCGCGGTAGAGGCACCCGATGCCAAACTCGTCGCCCACGCTGGCGAGTTCCACGGAATCTGGCTCTCCCTGGAGCCCGAGGATGGGCCCGAGGATGACACCGGGCCGATCCAAGTAGAGGACGTGCTCGAATGA
- a CDS encoding TadE/TadG family type IV pilus assembly protein — protein MQRLKNLRCDRAEKNDRGASAVIVALMMVPIMILAALAIDIGAMHADKQQLQAGADAGALAIAQDCARDDCGSTIAQDTAEAMAAANFNAAGAEGGLSSFDPATGEVTVETSTTREHWFAPIIGIDSSPIRVQSSARWGYPTGGTAVMPLTFSWCELEGQEGVTVLRDSEGNVTGVDIPEATPDAVLYNKGSEKNQACPGTSGSIGSSESPLPGGFGWLTPGASCGETESVIDGWVGSDTGNNVPSGCAPEDFSKWVGKTVLLPIFDKTTGTGSGGEYQIFGYAAFTVSGYDFAGSYRNNSPCSGSDRCISGSFDRFVDLTDAFDYSPEGPRMGAAVVALTLTE, from the coding sequence ATGCAACGGCTGAAGAACCTCCGGTGCGATCGGGCAGAGAAGAACGACCGCGGTGCTTCTGCTGTGATCGTCGCTCTGATGATGGTTCCCATCATGATTCTCGCGGCACTCGCCATAGATATCGGTGCCATGCACGCGGACAAACAGCAGCTGCAGGCCGGCGCTGACGCCGGTGCCTTGGCCATCGCCCAGGACTGCGCTCGGGATGATTGCGGCAGCACCATTGCACAGGACACTGCGGAGGCCATGGCCGCAGCGAATTTCAATGCGGCGGGTGCAGAAGGAGGACTCAGCAGCTTCGACCCCGCCACAGGGGAGGTCACCGTGGAGACCAGCACGACGCGGGAGCACTGGTTCGCCCCGATCATCGGCATCGATTCCTCACCCATCCGAGTCCAGTCCAGCGCCCGGTGGGGGTACCCCACCGGCGGCACGGCCGTCATGCCGTTGACCTTCTCCTGGTGTGAGCTGGAGGGCCAGGAGGGGGTCACCGTGCTTCGGGATTCCGAGGGAAATGTGACTGGTGTGGACATACCTGAGGCGACCCCGGATGCCGTTCTCTACAACAAGGGCAGCGAGAAGAACCAGGCATGCCCTGGAACCTCCGGCTCGATTGGATCCTCGGAGAGTCCACTCCCGGGCGGATTCGGCTGGCTGACTCCGGGCGCGAGCTGCGGCGAAACCGAATCGGTCATTGATGGGTGGGTCGGTTCAGATACTGGAAACAACGTTCCCTCCGGCTGTGCCCCGGAGGACTTCTCCAAGTGGGTGGGAAAGACGGTCCTGCTGCCGATCTTTGATAAGACCACGGGAACAGGAAGCGGCGGTGAGTACCAGATCTTCGGCTACGCAGCCTTCACGGTCTCTGGCTATGATTTTGCCGGCTCGTACAGGAACAACTCTCCCTGCAGTGGAAGTGACCGGTGCATCAGTGGCAGTTTCGACCGCTTTGTGGACCTGACAGATGCTTTTGACTACAGCCCCGAAGGCCCCCGCATGGGGGCCGCGGTGGTTGCCCTGACCCTGACCGAGTAA
- a CDS encoding TadE/TadG family type IV pilus assembly protein, translated as MKARDRDRGASAVEFAIVAPVLVLMLLGILAFGHAFHVQSVLSNAARDGVRVMALQDTSGGVDPQAVAKETAISSASPSASISAAQISIIPSTCEAAGTSGPGTATVTISYPMQLLGGLGAVTLTGKGTMRCNG; from the coding sequence GTGAAAGCACGAGATCGTGATCGCGGAGCGTCCGCAGTGGAGTTTGCCATCGTGGCCCCGGTTCTTGTCCTGATGCTTCTCGGAATCCTCGCCTTCGGGCATGCCTTCCACGTGCAGTCAGTTCTCTCGAACGCTGCCCGTGATGGAGTGCGAGTCATGGCTCTTCAGGACACCTCCGGCGGTGTGGATCCCCAGGCTGTGGCTAAAGAGACAGCGATCAGTTCCGCCTCGCCCTCGGCGAGCATCTCTGCTGCTCAGATCAGCATCATTCCCTCAACATGTGAAGCAGCGGGAACTTCGGGCCCCGGGACCGCCACGGTGACCATCAGCTATCCGATGCAGCTGCTCGGGGGACTCGGGGCTGTCACGCTCACGGGCAAGGGGACCATGCGATGCAACGGCTGA
- a CDS encoding Flp family type IVb pilin — protein sequence MTRTYALIATLQSFMTDRFEGRKDKGATAVEYGLLVGLIAVVIIVAVTLLGTTLSGLFNDIAGDLPGAGEAPAGG from the coding sequence ATGACTCGCACATATGCACTCATCGCCACCCTCCAGTCCTTCATGACTGACCGCTTCGAAGGCCGCAAGGACAAGGGCGCCACTGCCGTGGAGTACGGACTCCTGGTTGGTCTGATCGCCGTTGTGATCATCGTGGCCGTGACTCTTCTCGGTACGACGCTCAGCGGTCTCTTCAATGACATCGCCGGAGACCTCCCCGGCGCCGGAGAGGCCCCGGCCGGCGGCTAG
- a CDS encoding TetR/AcrR family transcriptional regulator — MDDERVGLREIKKQMTRESIAAAALKLTLDRGLANVTIDDIAREAFVSPRTVSNYFSSKEEAVVAGGSYSASEMLADFEASPVDEPPLKALCRVLSRYARERPERMHRAARMIALEEENPGLRPFRITQQVELVEVLSVKIGARTGTDPATDLYPSMVASAAATAMVTSLMIWARAGMADEQIPLLIEDAFNLLSAGYPPHSDDPQDDTALDA; from the coding sequence ATGGACGACGAGCGCGTGGGCCTGCGCGAGATCAAGAAGCAGATGACCAGGGAATCGATCGCAGCGGCGGCGCTGAAGCTGACGCTGGACAGGGGCCTGGCCAACGTCACCATCGATGACATCGCCCGCGAAGCCTTCGTCTCTCCCCGGACCGTCTCGAACTACTTCTCCTCGAAGGAAGAAGCCGTCGTCGCGGGCGGGTCCTACAGCGCCTCGGAGATGCTGGCCGACTTCGAGGCCAGCCCGGTCGACGAACCGCCGCTGAAGGCGCTCTGCAGAGTCCTCAGTCGATATGCCCGTGAGCGCCCCGAACGGATGCACCGGGCGGCCAGGATGATCGCCCTAGAGGAGGAGAACCCCGGGCTGCGCCCCTTCCGCATCACGCAGCAGGTCGAGCTGGTCGAGGTCCTCAGCGTCAAGATCGGCGCACGCACCGGGACAGACCCCGCCACGGACCTCTATCCCTCAATGGTGGCCTCCGCTGCGGCCACCGCCATGGTGACCTCACTGATGATCTGGGCGCGCGCGGGGATGGCCGATGAACAGATCCCGCTGCTGATCGAGGACGCCTTCAACCTGCTCAGCGCTGGATACCCGCCTCACTCGGACGACCCCCAGGACGACACTGCTCTGGACGCCTAG
- a CDS encoding YceI family protein, translated as MAHLSTGTWNLDSSHSEIGMTVRHAGISKVRAIFEEADATLTVSEGDVATLDASVKANSFNSKNADRDGHVRGEDFLDAENHPELTFKADNITASGEEFEITGDLTIRGVTKTVTFEVEFGGQAVDPFGATRAGFSANTVISRKEFGLTWNASLEAGGVLVGDKVSIDLEAAFVLAQ; from the coding sequence ATGGCACATCTGAGCACCGGCACCTGGAACCTTGATTCTTCGCACTCCGAGATCGGCATGACCGTCCGCCACGCCGGCATCTCCAAGGTCCGCGCGATCTTCGAAGAGGCCGACGCCACCCTCACCGTCTCTGAGGGAGATGTGGCGACCCTTGACGCCAGCGTCAAGGCGAACTCCTTCAACTCCAAGAACGCCGACCGCGACGGCCACGTCCGCGGTGAGGACTTCCTGGACGCAGAGAACCACCCCGAGCTGACCTTCAAGGCGGACAACATCACCGCCAGCGGCGAAGAGTTCGAGATCACCGGCGACCTGACCATCCGCGGCGTCACCAAGACCGTGACCTTCGAGGTCGAGTTCGGTGGCCAGGCAGTGGATCCCTTCGGTGCCACTCGCGCAGGCTTCTCCGCCAACACCGTGATCTCCCGCAAGGAGTTCGGCCTGACCTGGAACGCCAGCCTCGAAGCAGGCGGCGTGCTGGTCGGCGACAAGGTCTCGATCGACCTCGAGGCAGCCTTCGTGCTGGCCCAGTGA
- a CDS encoding LacI family DNA-binding transcriptional regulator: MPARRLPTLEDVAARAGVSRATASRAVNLDPRVRAGSRIAVEAAVTELGYRPNRAARSLVNQEADSIAVVVPEAEDRVFADPFFAAMLASITQRLADSPVQVLLAMGQPGEGRQKIERYLRGGYTDGAIIVSHHRDDDLSAVLHETKLPAVYVGRPYAGDVGIPYVDVDNVSGAALAADHLIAQGRRRLATIAGPQNMAAGADRLIGWQAALQKAGLGAGLVEFGDFSSASGAVAMERLLESAPDLDGVFVASDLMAVAAMHEVQSRGIAVPEQIAMVGFDDTHAAQLTRPPLTTVINPVGELAGRAVDLLMELMRGDSVEPVVLQTSLVRRTSG, translated from the coding sequence ATGCCTGCTCGGCGACTGCCGACTCTGGAAGATGTGGCAGCCAGAGCAGGTGTTTCCCGCGCCACCGCCTCGCGCGCGGTCAACCTCGATCCGCGGGTGAGGGCCGGTTCCAGGATCGCCGTGGAGGCCGCCGTCACCGAGCTCGGGTACCGCCCCAACCGGGCGGCGCGCTCGCTGGTGAACCAGGAGGCCGATTCGATCGCCGTCGTCGTGCCGGAGGCCGAGGATCGGGTGTTCGCGGATCCGTTCTTCGCGGCGATGCTGGCCTCAATCACCCAGCGGCTGGCGGACTCCCCGGTGCAGGTGCTGCTGGCCATGGGCCAGCCCGGGGAGGGGCGGCAGAAGATCGAGCGCTACCTGCGCGGCGGATACACCGACGGCGCGATCATCGTCTCCCATCACCGCGACGACGACCTCTCAGCCGTGCTGCATGAGACAAAGCTGCCCGCCGTGTATGTGGGCCGTCCCTACGCCGGTGACGTGGGGATCCCCTATGTGGACGTGGACAATGTCTCCGGTGCCGCGCTGGCCGCAGATCACCTGATCGCGCAGGGACGACGCCGGCTGGCCACGATCGCGGGACCGCAGAACATGGCCGCCGGCGCCGACCGGCTGATCGGCTGGCAGGCGGCGCTGCAGAAGGCTGGTCTGGGTGCTGGTCTGGTGGAGTTCGGCGATTTCTCCTCCGCCTCCGGGGCAGTCGCCATGGAGCGGCTCCTGGAGTCTGCACCGGATCTGGACGGGGTGTTCGTGGCCTCAGACCTGATGGCAGTGGCCGCGATGCACGAGGTCCAGTCACGGGGGATCGCGGTGCCGGAGCAGATCGCCATGGTGGGCTTCGACGACACCCATGCGGCCCAGCTGACCAGGCCCCCGCTGACCACCGTGATCAATCCGGTGGGCGAGCTCGCCGGCAGGGCCGTGGACCTGCTGATGGAGCTGATGAGGGGCGACAGCGTGGAACCGGTCGTGCTTCAGACCTCCCTGGTCAGACGCACCTCTGGATGA
- a CDS encoding GH1 family beta-glucosidase has product MNPSLAAAVASSPSTVTFPADFLFGSATAAYQVEGAVAEGGRGPSVWDTFSHTPGKVHAGENGDVACDHFHRFRDDVALMKRLNLKVYRFSVSWSRVMPDGVTVNPEGLKFYSDLVDELLAAGILPWLTQYHWDLPQALEDAGGWANRATTQHFVEYAVVLHEALGDRVRHWTTLNEPWCAAFLGYANGHHAPGRTSPEDALAAAHHLLLGHGLAVAELRRRDPELELGLTLNFTDYRPADPTAPGDVDAARRLDGSFNRFFASAIFEGAYPADVLEDQRGLWREGLVQEGDLEIISTPIDVLGVNFYTGELLTGPDPAQAPAAAAQARAQGAPNPNVGSEHVVPVPRGLPATSMGWEVFPEGLRDLLLRLHRDYAGPASVALYVTENGAAYPDAPDGEGFVQDDDRLSYIREHLRAVREAMDAGADVRGYFVWSLLDNFEWAFGYDRRFGIVRVDYDTLQRTPKASANWYAQVAATGVVD; this is encoded by the coding sequence ATGAATCCCTCCCTCGCCGCAGCAGTGGCAAGCTCACCCAGCACCGTCACCTTCCCTGCGGACTTCCTCTTCGGCTCGGCCACCGCCGCCTATCAGGTGGAGGGCGCCGTCGCCGAAGGCGGGCGCGGGCCTTCGGTGTGGGACACCTTCTCCCACACCCCGGGCAAGGTCCATGCCGGAGAGAACGGGGACGTCGCCTGTGACCACTTCCACCGCTTTCGCGATGATGTGGCCCTGATGAAGCGGCTCAACCTCAAGGTGTACCGGTTCTCGGTGAGCTGGTCGCGGGTCATGCCCGACGGGGTGACCGTGAATCCCGAGGGTCTGAAGTTCTATTCAGACCTGGTCGATGAGCTCCTGGCCGCCGGGATCCTGCCCTGGCTCACGCAGTACCACTGGGACCTGCCCCAGGCGCTGGAGGATGCGGGCGGCTGGGCGAATCGGGCGACCACCCAGCACTTCGTCGAGTACGCGGTGGTGCTGCATGAGGCGCTGGGAGACCGGGTGCGGCACTGGACCACCTTGAACGAGCCCTGGTGCGCGGCATTCCTGGGCTACGCGAACGGGCACCATGCCCCGGGTCGGACCTCCCCGGAGGACGCCCTGGCCGCGGCGCACCACCTGCTCCTGGGCCACGGGCTCGCGGTGGCGGAGCTGCGCCGTCGTGATCCGGAGCTCGAACTGGGACTGACCCTGAACTTCACCGACTACCGGCCGGCTGATCCGACCGCTCCGGGGGACGTGGACGCCGCGCGCCGGCTGGATGGCAGCTTCAACCGCTTCTTCGCCTCGGCAATCTTCGAAGGCGCCTACCCGGCGGATGTGCTCGAGGATCAGCGCGGACTCTGGCGGGAGGGTCTGGTCCAGGAAGGCGACCTGGAGATCATCTCCACCCCGATCGACGTGCTGGGCGTGAACTTCTACACCGGAGAGCTGCTCACCGGCCCTGACCCCGCGCAGGCCCCGGCGGCCGCCGCCCAGGCCCGGGCCCAGGGAGCGCCGAACCCCAACGTGGGCTCGGAGCACGTGGTCCCGGTCCCGCGCGGGCTGCCCGCCACCTCGATGGGCTGGGAGGTCTTTCCCGAGGGGCTGCGCGACCTGCTGCTGCGTCTGCACCGCGACTACGCCGGCCCGGCTTCAGTGGCGCTGTATGTCACCGAGAACGGCGCGGCCTACCCCGATGCACCGGACGGCGAGGGCTTCGTGCAGGACGATGACCGGCTGAGCTATATCCGCGAGCATCTGCGCGCGGTGCGCGAGGCCATGGACGCCGGAGCGGATGTGCGCGGCTACTTCGTCTGGTCCCTGCTGGACAACTTCGAGTGGGCCTTCGGCTATGACCGCCGATTCGGGATCGTGCGGGTCGATTACGATACGCTTCAGCGCACCCCCAAGGCCTCGGCCAACTGGTACGCCCAGGTCGCCGCCACGGGTGTGGTGGACTGA
- a CDS encoding carbohydrate ABC transporter permease — protein MSALEEKPLPIIPRTGPATATKDDDPDGRRGSGSGAGSRRRAGRRRSRGPGRGPGWIVYGCLAAVILGGMFPLWWSFLIGSHDSTILSRDSFPILPGGNFFANAAAVIDTVPFWRATMNSVIVSTVTGVSVVFFSTLAGYAFAKLRFRGAVPLLVFVIATMAVPTQLGVVPLYQVMARLGWTGELQAVIVPGLVTAFGVFWMTQYLRQAIPDELIEAATVDGCSMIRTFWHVALPAAKPAAAMLFLFTFVLNWTNFFWPFIVLGPQNPTLPVALQQLQAAHFVDYSLVLAGATMATVPLLILFIFAGRQLVSGIMQGAVKQ, from the coding sequence ATGAGCGCGCTCGAAGAGAAGCCGCTGCCGATCATCCCGCGCACGGGACCGGCGACAGCGACCAAGGACGACGACCCGGACGGGCGCAGAGGCTCCGGCTCCGGGGCCGGATCCCGGCGCAGGGCGGGCCGCCGTCGCTCCCGGGGTCCCGGGCGGGGACCCGGCTGGATCGTCTATGGCTGCCTGGCCGCAGTGATCCTCGGCGGCATGTTCCCGCTGTGGTGGTCGTTCCTGATCGGCAGCCACGACTCGACCATCCTGTCCCGGGACTCCTTCCCGATTCTGCCGGGCGGGAACTTCTTCGCCAACGCCGCCGCCGTGATCGACACGGTGCCGTTCTGGCGGGCCACGATGAACTCGGTCATCGTCTCCACCGTCACCGGGGTCTCCGTGGTGTTCTTCTCGACCCTGGCCGGCTACGCCTTCGCCAAGCTCCGCTTCAGGGGCGCGGTGCCGCTGCTGGTCTTCGTGATCGCCACGATGGCTGTGCCCACCCAGCTCGGCGTCGTGCCGCTCTACCAGGTGATGGCCCGACTGGGCTGGACCGGTGAGCTGCAGGCGGTCATCGTGCCGGGACTGGTCACCGCCTTCGGCGTCTTCTGGATGACCCAGTATCTGCGCCAGGCGATCCCCGATGAGCTCATCGAGGCCGCCACGGTGGACGGATGCTCCATGATCCGCACCTTCTGGCATGTGGCGCTGCCCGCCGCGAAACCGGCTGCGGCCATGCTGTTCCTCTTCACCTTCGTCCTGAACTGGACGAACTTCTTCTGGCCGTTCATCGTGCTCGGGCCGCAGAACCCCACCCTTCCGGTGGCTCTGCAGCAGCTCCAGGCAGCACATTTCGTGGACTATTCGCTCGTGCTGGCCGGCGCCACGATGGCGACCGTGCCGCTGCTCATCCTGTTCATCTTCGCGGGCCGTCAGCTCGTATCCGGAATCATGCAAGGAGCCGTCAAACAATGA